From a single Herpetosiphon gulosus genomic region:
- a CDS encoding class I SAM-dependent methyltransferase, with the protein MIDNRQRFSNRVADYVQFRPNYPSEIFVPLQQHHGFGQNSVVADIGAGTGIWSEQLLQHGATVYAIEPNAPMREASLQLTERYPTFQAVDGSAETTGLADQSVNWITAAQAFHWFEPQATRREWQRILRPEGWVGLIWNQRSLDGTAFLQQYEALLHQFGSDYATVKHTNIEPQRIADFFGNQPACYTAQNAQYFDQAGLLGRAFSSSYTPTPEQPNYQLLRQGLIEAWKEHQVAGKVAFLYTTTVYVGRFS; encoded by the coding sequence ATGATCGATAATCGTCAGCGATTCAGCAATCGGGTGGCCGATTATGTACAGTTTCGCCCAAATTACCCTAGCGAAATATTCGTGCCCTTGCAACAACACCATGGCTTTGGCCAAAACTCAGTCGTGGCCGATATTGGAGCGGGCACGGGGATTTGGAGTGAGCAACTGCTCCAGCATGGGGCAACTGTCTATGCAATTGAACCCAACGCACCGATGCGTGAAGCCAGCTTGCAACTTACCGAGCGTTATCCCACATTTCAAGCTGTTGATGGCAGTGCCGAAACCACTGGTTTGGCCGATCAGAGCGTCAATTGGATCACGGCGGCTCAAGCATTTCACTGGTTCGAACCACAAGCAACCCGCCGCGAATGGCAACGAATTTTACGACCTGAGGGCTGGGTAGGCTTAATTTGGAACCAACGTTCGCTTGATGGCACAGCGTTTTTACAGCAATACGAAGCACTATTACACCAATTTGGCAGTGATTATGCCACCGTCAAACATACCAACATCGAACCGCAACGGATTGCCGATTTCTTTGGCAACCAACCAGCTTGCTACACCGCCCAAAACGCCCAATATTTTGATCAAGCTGGCTTGTTGGGTCGGGCATTTTCCTCGTCGTACACGCCCACGCCTGAACAACCCAATTATCAACTGCTACGCCAAGGCCTGATTGAGGCTTGGAAAGAGCATCAGGTTGCAGGCAAAGTGGCCTTTTTATACACAACCACGGTGTACGTCGGGCGGTTTAGCTAG
- the csx15 gene encoding CRISPR-associated protein Csx15 translates to MLLINFAHPLTDKQFAQVVALVDETPEIRFVDTQVSRMRPLAEVAYDLIESVGLKTADWQTIPIIINPPGLAPLALAVIAELHGRSGYFMPIINMRPIPNTTPTVFEVGEICNLDAIRQVARTRRIPKL, encoded by the coding sequence ATGCTTCTGATTAACTTTGCCCATCCATTGACTGATAAACAGTTTGCACAAGTTGTAGCGCTTGTCGATGAAACCCCCGAAATTCGCTTTGTCGATACCCAAGTTAGCCGCATGCGGCCTTTGGCTGAGGTCGCTTACGATTTGATTGAAAGCGTTGGCTTAAAAACCGCCGATTGGCAAACCATCCCAATTATTATCAATCCGCCAGGCTTGGCTCCATTGGCCTTGGCGGTCATCGCTGAGTTGCATGGGCGCTCCGGCTATTTTATGCCAATCATCAATATGCGCCCTATTCCTAATACCACTCCAACCGTTTTTGAGGTAGGCGAGATTTGCAATTTGGATGCAATCCGTCAAGTCGCCCGCACTCGCCGGATTCCCAAACTGTAG
- a CDS encoding DUF1887 family CARF protein encodes MKILLSLVGAQPLPNLIPIYHLEPDLALLIYTDGTVKKAHNTAALLKSKNIETEIICTDSYDIPKITRQIEESIANLKEGNELYFNVTGGTKPMSFAASQVARKFNFPVVYLESEAGKSKLYTYDWKDFEFHLVQETSIPPCITLEDWLDVQLGLGNWSIEQAKEPFEQAVIDILEENNIEILSAVRSFSGQIDLDVIYRRGNHFGIIEVKFGEKGKKIEGIRQLNTTGLHLGIYSNKILIITENPGKSQLALADASNVQILSVNFDGSTIDEDSKAKILNIIK; translated from the coding sequence ATGAAAATTCTTTTATCCCTAGTTGGGGCACAACCTTTGCCGAACCTTATTCCTATCTATCACCTCGAACCAGATTTAGCATTGCTTATTTATACTGATGGAACAGTTAAAAAAGCTCATAATACGGCAGCACTTCTAAAGTCAAAAAATATTGAAACTGAAATTATATGTACAGATTCTTACGATATCCCAAAGATTACCCGACAGATAGAGGAAAGTATTGCTAATCTGAAAGAAGGTAATGAGCTTTACTTTAATGTTACTGGTGGAACAAAACCGATGTCATTTGCTGCTTCCCAAGTGGCACGGAAATTTAACTTTCCTGTGGTTTATCTTGAGAGCGAAGCAGGCAAAAGTAAATTGTATACATATGATTGGAAAGATTTTGAATTTCATCTAGTACAAGAAACTTCTATACCACCTTGTATAACCCTAGAGGATTGGCTAGATGTTCAGTTAGGTTTAGGAAATTGGTCTATCGAGCAAGCAAAAGAGCCTTTTGAACAAGCAGTTATAGATATATTGGAAGAAAATAATATCGAAATTTTATCAGCTGTACGGTCTTTCTCAGGGCAGATAGATTTAGATGTCATTTATCGTAGGGGTAATCATTTTGGAATTATTGAAGTGAAATTTGGAGAAAAAGGTAAGAAAATTGAAGGTATAAGACAACTTAATACAACAGGTTTACACTTAGGTATTTATTCGAATAAAATACTGATTATTACGGAAAACCCCGGGAAATCCCAATTAGCCCTTGCAGATGCATCAAATGTACAAATTCTTTCAGTTAATTTTGATGGCTCTACTATAGATGAAGATTCTAAAGCAAAAATATTAAATATTATTAAGTGA
- the cmr6 gene encoding type III-B CRISPR module RAMP protein Cmr6, which translates to MNSRRDRLNNVTVDNVAHAGLWLDRYLPQQPDPENKANQQRPNNALGRGSTVKPDECTSDNPLTEHFCRGSQIARKEPVLNLYRAFFTRWLNTLKEIPDICLLKAKVEGRMVVGLGAESVLENSIALQRTYGLPYIPGSGLKGLASSFAHQRLGQGIAEDGATPKWAKGGEFHRELFGTTELSGCVSFYDALYIPGTAQAGGPLHSDVITVHHPTYYQGNSTPPADWDSPTIIPFLSATGHYLVALSGDPNWCNAARTLLANGLTHMGIGAKTSSGYGRMELGEMCKSEQQIEALLQRLNKK; encoded by the coding sequence ATGAATAGTCGGCGTGATAGGCTAAATAACGTCACAGTAGACAACGTAGCCCATGCAGGCTTATGGCTTGACCGCTATTTGCCCCAACAGCCCGATCCTGAAAATAAAGCAAATCAGCAACGTCCGAATAATGCACTAGGCCGAGGATCTACAGTTAAACCTGATGAATGCACATCAGATAATCCATTAACTGAACATTTTTGTAGAGGTTCGCAGATTGCCAGAAAAGAACCAGTATTAAACCTCTATCGAGCATTTTTTACCCGTTGGTTGAACACGTTAAAGGAGATTCCCGATATTTGTTTATTGAAGGCGAAAGTCGAGGGTCGTATGGTCGTAGGGCTGGGAGCCGAGAGTGTGCTCGAAAACTCAATCGCCTTGCAGCGCACCTATGGCTTGCCTTACATTCCAGGCAGTGGCTTGAAAGGCTTGGCCTCAAGTTTTGCCCATCAACGCCTTGGTCAAGGCATAGCTGAAGATGGCGCTACACCAAAGTGGGCCAAAGGCGGCGAATTTCATCGCGAATTATTTGGCACAACCGAGCTAAGTGGCTGTGTCAGCTTTTACGATGCCTTGTATATTCCTGGTACGGCCCAAGCTGGCGGTCCCTTACATTCCGATGTGATTACTGTACATCATCCTACGTATTATCAAGGCAATTCAACCCCGCCAGCCGACTGGGATAGTCCAACGATTATTCCGTTTCTGAGCGCAACTGGTCACTATTTAGTGGCACTCAGCGGAGACCCTAATTGGTGTAATGCCGCCCGCACCTTGCTCGCTAATGGCCTTACGCATATGGGCATTGGAGCCAAAACATCAAGTGGCTATGGTCGGATGGAGCTTGGGGAAATGTGTAAGAGCGAGCAACAAATCGAAGCCCTACTTCAACGTTTGAATAAAAAATAA
- a CDS encoding type III-B CRISPR module-associated protein Cmr5 translates to MSNPVFQTRDQDYAKSAHGHIEIVLQKYPELDIRSKGEKVRQIAIEHQTSRNVYGSMAHKLPILIRSAGLVQALAFAQSRDKPEINLFLKHLAITIGFTCKAQEFAANIAKLELADYMYRTQQILDALLWYKRFAQSILDIKSTDSIQ, encoded by the coding sequence ATGAGTAACCCAGTCTTTCAAACTCGTGATCAAGATTATGCAAAATCGGCTCATGGTCATATTGAAATAGTTTTACAAAAATATCCTGAGTTAGATATTAGATCAAAGGGAGAAAAGGTTAGGCAAATCGCCATAGAACACCAAACCAGTCGCAATGTATATGGCTCGATGGCGCATAAATTACCAATCTTAATTAGAAGTGCTGGTTTAGTTCAAGCTTTAGCATTCGCCCAATCACGCGACAAGCCAGAGATCAACCTATTTCTAAAGCATCTTGCCATAACCATTGGCTTTACCTGTAAAGCTCAAGAGTTTGCTGCTAACATCGCTAAATTAGAACTAGCCGATTATATGTATCGTACCCAGCAAATCTTAGATGCATTACTTTGGTACAAGCGTTTTGCCCAAAGCATTCTTGATATTAAGTCAACTGATTCAATTCAATAA
- the cmr4 gene encoding type III-B CRISPR module RAMP protein Cmr4: MTTKLVFVHALSPLHAGTGQGAGVIDLPIAREKATNLPYLPGSSLKGPLRDSYNGARKDEIFGTASDNATGNAGFVQFSDLRLLCMPVRSLYGTFAWVTSPYILNRLAREIKNLVAENIPPSWIKNPDGDQCLVATKSALKSNLPKSEKHKDIYLEDLDFESQSDQAELVTQWADWLKARIFDDSPDWQTMFVERFCIVNDDVFSFLLNTATEITARIRLNDETKTVADGQLWYEEALPAESILTGLMLIAPPASKTDLGESINAELPRLWQKPIQLGGKATVGRGICRVIVK; this comes from the coding sequence ATGACCACCAAACTCGTTTTTGTCCATGCACTTTCACCACTTCATGCTGGCACTGGCCAAGGCGCTGGAGTTATCGATTTGCCGATTGCCCGCGAAAAAGCCACCAATTTGCCCTATTTGCCTGGCTCATCGCTCAAAGGCCCATTGCGCGATAGTTACAATGGCGCTCGTAAAGATGAAATCTTTGGAACAGCATCAGATAACGCCACTGGTAATGCAGGCTTTGTGCAATTTTCTGATCTGCGCTTGTTGTGCATGCCGGTGCGCAGTTTGTATGGCACCTTCGCATGGGTTACCTCGCCCTACATTCTCAATCGCCTTGCCCGCGAAATCAAAAATCTTGTGGCTGAAAACATCCCACCAAGCTGGATCAAAAATCCTGATGGCGATCAATGTCTTGTTGCTACAAAATCAGCACTTAAATCAAACTTACCAAAATCAGAAAAGCACAAGGACATTTATTTAGAAGATTTGGATTTTGAATCTCAATCGGATCAAGCTGAGCTAGTGACCCAATGGGCTGATTGGCTCAAAGCGCGCATTTTTGATGATTCACCAGACTGGCAAACGATGTTTGTTGAGCGTTTCTGCATCGTCAATGATGATGTGTTTAGTTTTCTTTTGAATACTGCCACCGAAATAACCGCCCGCATTCGGCTCAACGATGAAACCAAAACAGTTGCTGATGGCCAACTTTGGTATGAAGAAGCCTTACCTGCTGAATCGATTTTGACTGGCTTGATGTTGATTGCTCCACCAGCCTCAAAAACAGACTTAGGAGAAAGCATCAATGCCGAGCTACCCCGACTGTGGCAAAAACCAATTCAGCTTGGAGGCAAGGCAACCGTCGGGCGCGGAATTTGTCGCGTGATTGTGAAATAG
- the cmr1 gene encoding type III-B CRISPR module RAMP protein Cmr1: MNRKPTISAPDPIEYQAPNEFTIGGQTYITETRSYKLITPLFGGGVEAGVNDPITRIRASGIRGQLRFWWRAIRGGSTDPNFTDSQRLDDMRQREAEIWGSASTSSSSEKKKVNQDSSNLVDDQNQENNKLKNIIPIQISVEIISDGEEQKPYEIRMTKGKFNAYGLSEVAHEYASFPIKPDRETVKKYGMQTPIKTIRNEVIFNLKITYHKGIKIEVDATLWAWETFGGIGGRTRRGFGSVTRCDNKEHPKNANNFKSWLLGNYTKYYKNTYFHPDLPILGDISNSNRFKIFYKTGKQGLFGMWRDLIEKLKYFRQAKNTNGTSLWPEPNQIRRITKQHLKHHNPDNVQASPQYKIIKAFPRAQFGLPIIFQFKGNRYGSNRKDLDPRPTTLGLVNPNDSTKDNERLASPLILKTFQCANGDLIGLAFILSGTELSPKMKLSLKASVHPISPKPEDLRFLLRADEVLNINSISVEGNILEAFLAYLKEKMPK, translated from the coding sequence ATGAATCGTAAACCAACTATTTCTGCACCAGATCCTATAGAGTATCAAGCACCAAATGAATTTACCATTGGCGGGCAAACCTATATCACCGAAACCCGCAGCTACAAGCTGATCACCCCATTGTTTGGTGGCGGGGTTGAAGCTGGGGTGAATGACCCAATCACGCGAATTCGGGCCAGTGGCATTCGCGGCCAACTGCGTTTTTGGTGGCGTGCTATCCGTGGTGGAAGTACCGATCCAAATTTTACCGATTCTCAACGGCTTGATGATATGCGGCAACGAGAAGCCGAGATTTGGGGTAGTGCCAGCACTTCGTCCTCTTCTGAAAAGAAAAAGGTGAATCAAGATTCTAGTAATCTAGTAGATGATCAAAATCAAGAAAATAATAAATTAAAAAATATCATTCCTATTCAAATCTCAGTTGAGATAATTTCTGATGGGGAGGAGCAGAAACCCTATGAAATTAGAATGACAAAAGGGAAATTTAATGCATATGGGCTATCTGAAGTTGCTCATGAATATGCATCTTTCCCAATTAAACCTGACAGGGAAACCGTAAAAAAATATGGAATGCAAACCCCCATCAAAACCATTCGTAACGAGGTCATATTTAACCTAAAGATTACTTATCACAAAGGCATTAAAATTGAAGTTGATGCTACACTCTGGGCTTGGGAAACTTTTGGGGGCATTGGAGGTAGAACAAGAAGAGGTTTTGGTTCTGTTACTCGATGCGATAATAAAGAACATCCGAAAAATGCCAACAATTTTAAGTCTTGGCTGTTAGGAAATTATACAAAATACTATAAAAACACTTATTTTCATCCTGATCTACCAATTTTAGGAGATATAAGTAATAGTAATCGATTTAAGATCTTTTATAAAACAGGAAAACAAGGTTTATTTGGAATGTGGAGGGATTTGATAGAAAAATTAAAATATTTTCGGCAAGCAAAAAATACTAATGGAACAAGTCTTTGGCCTGAACCAAATCAGATTCGTAGAATTACAAAACAACATCTTAAGCATCATAATCCAGATAATGTTCAAGCAAGTCCGCAGTATAAGATAATCAAGGCATTCCCTCGTGCTCAGTTTGGATTACCAATCATTTTTCAGTTTAAAGGTAATAGATATGGATCTAATCGGAAAGATTTAGATCCTCGTCCTACAACTCTTGGATTAGTAAATCCCAATGATTCAACAAAAGATAATGAGCGTTTAGCCAGCCCACTTATCTTAAAAACCTTCCAATGTGCAAATGGAGACCTTATTGGCTTAGCATTTATTTTATCAGGAACCGAATTATCTCCAAAAATGAAGTTATCACTGAAGGCTAGTGTCCACCCTATATCTCCGAAACCAGAGGATCTTAGGTTTTTATTGAGAGCTGATGAAGTTCTTAATATAAATTCAATATCTGTAGAAGGGAATATCCTTGAAGCATTTTTAGCCTATCTTAAGGAAAAAATGCCGAAATAA
- the cmr3 gene encoding type III-B CRISPR module-associated protein Cmr3 — MTTRRERSKQKQQTKKQNSTNTQFVEQTSAALGSDQAAELISEPAKPIQVEANSYQPTKAETTTQQAWLIEPRDPLIVRDGRPFNNTPGARAYTQSFPPPSVLAGVIRSQTAYASNLRFNKDPKFNQAQGNKLQPIQIYGPVLVELLEPNETKDSLRFLCPAPADALLFEPESKTEAKASDDQPAEPTTSVPWLRRLVPILAPAGFVSDFNELGLVGSGEVDRRKPAKEQPQFWYWEHFLQWLQDPEALIDQTQTSLVQKSTDLGIKGLPIDQRTHVEIQPNTQQAEDGHLFQTRGLSFTQANEQQLAKAQRLALYVSTDYRDTTGLSIPQPSIAPLGGERRLARWEPTEHPLPACDQVIVDAIVKDQACRVILLTPAMFEKGYRPTWLCREVDGVQPTLEAIAIKRAQAISGWDLAIHKPKPTRRLAPAGTVLFLSLVGEKPAIEVWITKFWMQCISDAEQDRRDGFGLAVLGAWDGTFAEIKGVTK, encoded by the coding sequence ATGACTACACGCCGCGAACGTTCTAAGCAAAAGCAACAAACCAAAAAGCAAAACAGCACCAATACTCAATTCGTTGAGCAAACTTCAGCAGCGCTAGGCAGCGATCAAGCAGCTGAATTAATAAGTGAGCCTGCTAAACCAATTCAAGTTGAGGCAAACTCATATCAACCAACCAAAGCTGAAACTACAACTCAGCAAGCGTGGCTCATCGAGCCGCGTGACCCCTTGATTGTGCGCGATGGCCGACCATTTAACAATACGCCTGGCGCACGTGCCTATACCCAGTCGTTCCCGCCGCCATCAGTTTTGGCTGGGGTTATTCGCTCCCAAACTGCCTATGCTTCAAACCTTCGATTTAACAAAGATCCTAAGTTTAATCAAGCGCAGGGAAATAAATTACAGCCAATTCAAATTTATGGGCCAGTCTTAGTTGAATTGCTAGAACCAAACGAAACCAAAGATAGCCTGAGATTCTTATGCCCTGCACCTGCCGATGCACTGTTGTTTGAGCCTGAATCAAAAACCGAAGCAAAAGCATCCGACGATCAACCAGCAGAACCCACAACATCTGTGCCTTGGCTCCGCCGCTTAGTGCCAATTCTGGCTCCTGCGGGGTTTGTCAGCGATTTTAATGAACTTGGCTTGGTTGGTTCAGGCGAGGTTGATCGGCGTAAGCCCGCCAAAGAGCAACCGCAATTTTGGTATTGGGAACATTTTCTGCAATGGTTGCAAGATCCAGAAGCATTGATTGATCAAACCCAAACTTCCTTAGTGCAAAAAAGTACTGACTTGGGAATTAAAGGCTTGCCAATTGATCAACGGACGCATGTTGAAATTCAGCCTAATACTCAACAAGCTGAAGATGGGCATTTGTTTCAAACTCGTGGTCTAAGCTTTACCCAAGCCAACGAGCAACAATTGGCCAAAGCGCAGCGTTTGGCCTTATATGTGAGCACTGATTACCGCGATACAACTGGTTTAAGCATTCCACAACCAAGCATTGCACCCTTGGGCGGCGAGCGCCGTTTGGCTCGTTGGGAGCCAACTGAGCATCCATTGCCAGCATGCGATCAAGTTATCGTTGATGCAATCGTAAAAGATCAAGCATGCCGCGTGATTTTGCTCACCCCAGCGATGTTTGAAAAGGGCTATCGCCCAACTTGGCTATGCCGCGAGGTTGATGGGGTGCAGCCAACGCTTGAAGCAATCGCGATCAAGCGTGCTCAAGCTATTTCAGGCTGGGATTTAGCAATTCATAAGCCTAAACCAACTCGCCGCCTAGCTCCTGCTGGTACGGTCTTGTTCCTCTCGCTAGTAGGCGAAAAACCTGCGATTGAAGTTTGGATAACCAAGTTTTGGATGCAGTGCATAAGCGATGCAGAGCAAGATCGCCGCGATGGCTTTGGGTTAGCAGTGCTCGGAGCTTGGGATGGGACGTTCGCTGAAATTAAGGGAGTAACCAAATGA
- the cas10 gene encoding type III-B CRISPR-associated protein Cas10/Cmr2, whose product MSHLILIAIGPVQDFIASARRTRDLWFGSWLLSELSKAVAKSVYQAKGNLIFPYPTDPAQDLAPNSAFNVPNKILAKVEGDVKMIADAAKQALDTRVNEIRDGAFAKVTGVFDQTRAKAQIAALIEFSWVALHLASDDVYCATREQLEHLMAARKNTRNFSAVTWGTNAPKSSIDGERESVIDNRELKGQELTMYREYGINIGEHLSGVDILKRHGQKGVDSRFPSTSHIAATPVFNYLTLLDQSEKNPKAVTRLWKDYICALKLLESAKEYIQNEKTPIYHDIFEYYDGSLLFAERFNDALVGEDLKKAQKYLQDFLKPFLDTTIPIPYYAILHADGDAMGRFINTAHGMDEHQGISEKLTRFAGNVKSIVENHQGALVYSGGDDVLAFLPLTSSHVIQEGNNKRLATVFDCAADLATAFKQALVDPMVSLSVGIAIVHHLEPLSDALDLARKAEQQAKGIKGKNALAINLSKRGGADRIIAGSWAKPEGQFSLYERLTRLIELHQYDQIPLGFAFELHDLSIRLKDLPASILRAEAKRIIERKYTSNGKKVEDDIAEQLLKMIDDLLLDQTTKPHSIIQQFADEVIIAEFIAEAQKLANGN is encoded by the coding sequence ATGTCTCATTTAATCCTAATCGCGATTGGCCCAGTTCAAGATTTCATCGCCAGCGCTCGCCGCACCCGCGACCTCTGGTTTGGTTCGTGGCTACTCAGCGAGTTGTCCAAAGCGGTGGCAAAAAGCGTTTATCAAGCTAAAGGTAATTTGATCTTTCCCTATCCAACCGATCCAGCCCAAGATTTAGCGCCAAACAGCGCTTTCAATGTGCCCAACAAAATTTTGGCCAAGGTAGAGGGCGATGTCAAAATGATTGCCGATGCCGCCAAACAAGCCTTAGATACTCGTGTAAATGAGATTCGCGATGGCGCGTTTGCAAAAGTAACTGGTGTGTTTGATCAAACCCGAGCCAAAGCTCAAATTGCTGCTTTGATTGAATTTAGTTGGGTTGCATTGCATTTAGCAAGTGATGATGTGTATTGTGCAACCCGCGAGCAGCTTGAACACCTGATGGCAGCTCGCAAAAATACCCGTAATTTTAGCGCGGTGACGTGGGGCACAAACGCTCCAAAATCTTCAATCGATGGCGAACGTGAATCGGTGATTGATAACCGTGAGCTAAAAGGCCAAGAATTAACCATGTACCGCGAGTATGGAATCAATATTGGTGAGCATTTATCAGGCGTTGATATTCTCAAACGGCATGGTCAAAAAGGTGTCGATTCAAGGTTTCCAAGCACCTCACATATAGCTGCGACACCTGTTTTTAATTATCTAACCTTACTAGATCAAAGTGAGAAAAATCCTAAAGCTGTTACTAGGTTATGGAAGGATTATATTTGTGCATTAAAATTACTCGAATCGGCCAAAGAATATATTCAAAACGAAAAAACACCGATATACCATGATATTTTTGAGTATTATGACGGCTCACTTCTCTTTGCCGAGCGTTTCAATGATGCCTTAGTAGGAGAAGATCTTAAAAAGGCTCAAAAATATCTGCAAGATTTCTTAAAACCATTTCTAGATACTACAATTCCCATTCCCTACTATGCCATTCTGCATGCTGATGGCGATGCTATGGGAAGATTTATTAATACCGCCCATGGGATGGATGAACATCAAGGTATTTCCGAAAAATTAACTAGATTTGCGGGAAATGTTAAGTCGATCGTCGAAAACCATCAAGGAGCCTTAGTCTATTCGGGCGGGGATGATGTTTTAGCATTTTTACCACTAACGAGTAGTCACGTAATTCAAGAAGGTAATAATAAACGTTTAGCCACAGTCTTTGATTGTGCCGCTGATTTAGCCACTGCTTTTAAACAGGCGCTTGTTGACCCAATGGTATCACTCTCGGTCGGCATTGCAATTGTCCATCACCTCGAACCATTATCCGATGCCTTAGATTTAGCGCGTAAAGCTGAGCAGCAAGCCAAAGGCATAAAAGGCAAAAATGCGTTGGCAATCAACCTCAGCAAACGTGGCGGTGCAGATCGAATTATCGCCGGATCGTGGGCTAAACCTGAAGGTCAGTTTTCGTTATATGAGCGGCTGACGCGCCTAATCGAGTTACATCAATATGATCAAATTCCCCTTGGTTTTGCCTTTGAACTGCATGATTTATCTATTCGATTAAAAGACTTGCCCGCCAGTATTCTCCGCGCCGAAGCCAAACGCATCATTGAGCGCAAGTATACGAGTAACGGTAAAAAAGTTGAGGACGATATTGCCGAGCAGTTACTCAAAATGATTGATGATTTGTTATTAGATCAAACTACCAAGCCTCATTCCATTATTCAACAATTTGCTGATGAAGTCATTATTGCCGAATTTATTGCTGAAGCACAAAAGCTCGCCAATGGAAATTAA
- a CDS encoding protein kinase codes for MFADLLPDGTILQGQHDQYRILGIIGRGGMGAVYRGERLSDGSTWAVKEMRPPAEAAPEEIAENRKLFDQEAQLLQTLDHPNLPKVVDSFEQAGRPTLVMEFVQGKTLEDKQREMNAPFFQRDVLNWGVQIARVLNYLHSQNPPIIFRDMKPPNVMLTPEGIIKLIDFGVARTYKTNKSKDTVAMGSAGYAPPEQYGKGQTDARADIYALGATLLHMLTNLPPVPLQTPKDGSLIKHNQSVTPEMEQVIIRSMAMDREKRFQTMASFEQALLAVDRGVIVPDKRDDPTMLPTPAPVFNNPNPNPAPAWGNPNPNPAPAWGNPNPNPAPAWGNPNPPQYQQPMPQPVPQPAPPSWAPPVQTPAWSPPPQANGPICDQCGRMNKPNARFCAGCGAAIKRAVPKLVITSPRAVWELALTHFPCRIGRRDPAQNHHPEIDLAEHDRGVASRRHAVIEQQGDHHLLIDLGSINGTSINGVPMTAYQPHHLRPGDRIRIGDVEMVFSIE; via the coding sequence GTGTTTGCTGATTTGCTGCCTGATGGCACGATCCTTCAAGGACAACACGATCAATATCGGATTCTCGGCATCATCGGGCGCGGGGGCATGGGCGCGGTCTATCGCGGCGAACGCCTCAGCGATGGCTCAACCTGGGCGGTTAAAGAGATGCGCCCACCAGCCGAGGCCGCTCCCGAGGAAATTGCCGAAAATCGCAAGCTCTTTGACCAAGAAGCGCAATTATTGCAAACGCTCGATCATCCCAACTTGCCCAAAGTCGTCGATTCATTTGAGCAGGCTGGTCGCCCCACGCTGGTGATGGAATTTGTCCAAGGCAAAACGCTCGAAGATAAGCAGCGTGAAATGAATGCGCCATTTTTTCAACGTGATGTGCTAAATTGGGGCGTGCAGATTGCGCGGGTGCTCAATTATTTGCATAGCCAAAATCCCCCAATTATTTTTCGCGATATGAAGCCGCCGAATGTGATGCTTACGCCTGAAGGCATTATTAAGCTGATCGATTTTGGGGTGGCGCGAACCTACAAAACCAATAAAAGTAAAGATACAGTGGCCATGGGTTCGGCTGGCTATGCGCCGCCTGAGCAATATGGTAAGGGTCAAACTGATGCGCGAGCCGATATTTATGCCTTGGGCGCAACCTTGCTGCATATGTTGACCAATCTGCCGCCTGTGCCGCTGCAAACGCCCAAAGATGGCTCGCTGATTAAACATAATCAATCGGTTACGCCGGAGATGGAGCAGGTGATTATTCGATCGATGGCGATGGATCGCGAGAAGCGCTTTCAGACGATGGCTTCGTTTGAGCAAGCATTGTTGGCGGTTGATCGCGGGGTGATTGTGCCCGATAAGCGTGATGATCCGACCATGTTGCCCACGCCAGCCCCTGTCTTTAACAATCCGAACCCAAATCCTGCGCCAGCATGGGGCAATCCCAATCCAAATCCTGCGCCAGCATGGGGTAATCCGAACCCAAATCCTGCGCCAGCATGGGGTAATCCTAATCCGCCACAGTATCAGCAGCCAATGCCACAACCTGTGCCACAGCCAGCCCCACCATCGTGGGCACCGCCAGTCCAGACCCCAGCGTGGTCGCCACCGCCACAGGCCAATGGCCCAATTTGTGATCAGTGTGGCCGTATGAATAAACCTAATGCGCGGTTTTGTGCTGGTTGTGGCGCGGCAATCAAACGGGCTGTGCCAAAGCTAGTGATTACCTCGCCCCGTGCGGTTTGGGAATTGGCATTAACCCACTTTCCTTGCCGCATTGGGCGGCGTGATCCAGCACAAAATCATCATCCTGAGATCGATTTGGCTGAGCATGATCGAGGCGTGGCCTCGCGTCGCCATGCTGTCATCGAACAACAGGGTGATCATCATTTATTAATTGATTTGGGCAGCATCAATGGCACAAGCATCAATGGTGTGCCGATGACTGCCTATCAACCGCACCATCTGCGGCCTGGTGACCGTATTCGGATTGGTGATGTTGAGATGGTTTTTAGTATCGAGTAA